A stretch of Desulfitobacterium dichloroeliminans LMG P-21439 DNA encodes these proteins:
- the hisF gene encoding imidazole glycerol phosphate synthase subunit HisF produces MLAKRIIPCLDVHEGRVVKGTNFVNLRDAGDPVELAALYDQEGADELVFLDITASSEGRETMVDVVRRTAEKVFIPFTIGGGLRTIEDIRKMLRAGADKVSLNTSAVQNPSLIEEGAHAFGSQCIVVAIDARQTSPGAWEVYIHGGRTPTGKDVLQWVEEVEHLGAGEILLTSMDRDGTKNGYDLELTRAVSRAVSLPVIASGGVGTLEHLAEGLTTGEADAVLAASIFHYREYSIAEAKAYLKAREIPVRNS; encoded by the coding sequence ATGCTAGCGAAGCGTATCATCCCCTGTCTGGATGTTCATGAAGGAAGAGTGGTTAAAGGGACGAACTTTGTGAACCTTCGTGATGCCGGTGATCCGGTCGAGTTGGCGGCTCTTTATGATCAAGAAGGAGCTGATGAGCTGGTTTTTCTTGATATTACCGCTTCGTCGGAAGGTCGCGAAACCATGGTGGATGTGGTCCGTCGAACCGCGGAAAAGGTTTTTATCCCCTTTACCATTGGGGGAGGATTGCGCACCATTGAAGATATTCGCAAAATGTTGCGTGCCGGTGCCGATAAAGTCTCGCTGAACACCTCGGCAGTTCAGAACCCCAGTTTGATTGAGGAAGGTGCCCATGCTTTTGGTAGTCAGTGTATCGTCGTGGCTATCGATGCTCGTCAGACAAGTCCGGGTGCTTGGGAGGTCTATATCCATGGAGGACGTACCCCAACCGGCAAGGATGTTCTGCAGTGGGTTGAAGAAGTAGAGCATTTAGGTGCGGGAGAGATTTTGCTGACCTCCATGGATCGGGACGGAACCAAAAACGGTTATGACCTTGAGTTGACTCGAGCAGTAAGCCGAGCGGTCTCCCTGCCTGTGATTGCCAGTGGGGGGGTAGGAACCCTAGAGCATTTAGCAGAGGGACTAACAACAGGGGAGGCCGATGCGGTCCTCGCCGCATCTATATTTCATTATCGGGAATACAGTATCGCAGAAGCCAAGGCCTATCTTAAAGCGCGGGAAATCCCTGTGAGAAATTCTTGA
- the hisH gene encoding imidazole glycerol phosphate synthase subunit HisH → MIGIIDYDRGNLRSVEKALLKLGYSARILESPSELTEMKGIILPGVGAFADAMTALKEKGWVQPLLRYAQSGKPFLGICLGMQVLFEVGEEHGEHQGLGLLPGRVVKFPVGRKIPHMGWNTLHQEKPCFLLEGIPEEAFFYFVHSYYALTADQDCIVGTSDYGVRFPALVGRDNIWGAQFHPEKSSPWGLKLLENFGRWVYEDADLSGD, encoded by the coding sequence TTGATAGGTATCATTGATTATGACCGCGGTAATTTGCGGAGTGTTGAAAAAGCCCTCTTGAAGTTAGGTTATTCGGCGAGAATTCTCGAGTCACCGAGTGAATTGACTGAGATGAAAGGCATTATTCTGCCGGGAGTAGGAGCTTTTGCTGATGCCATGACAGCTCTCAAGGAAAAAGGTTGGGTGCAGCCTTTGCTTCGTTATGCCCAATCAGGCAAGCCTTTCCTTGGTATCTGTCTCGGTATGCAGGTGCTGTTTGAAGTGGGCGAAGAGCACGGTGAACATCAAGGATTAGGGCTTTTGCCCGGTAGAGTAGTGAAGTTCCCCGTTGGACGCAAAATACCTCATATGGGATGGAATACCCTCCACCAGGAAAAACCTTGCTTTCTTCTTGAGGGAATTCCTGAGGAAGCCTTTTTTTACTTTGTGCATTCTTACTATGCATTAACTGCTGATCAAGATTGCATAGTGGGAACAAGTGATTATGGGGTGAGATTTCCCGCTCTCGTGGGGCGAGATAATATCTGGGGGGCCCAATTTCATCCGGAGAAATCCAGCCCTTGGGGGCTTAAATTATTAGAGAACTTTGGAAGGTGGGTGTATGAGGATGCGGATCTTTCCGGCGATTGA
- a CDS encoding methionine ABC transporter permease, translated as MFDFSNPQYWDTMFQLLTPATGETFYMIIVSTLLAYVLGVPLGVILVISSPNHISPNPWIERILGTIINVFRSIPFIILLVLIIPFTRAIVGTYIGTTAAIVPLVISSAPFVARMVESSLKEVPYGVIEAALSMGSSPWQIIKKVLLPEAKGSLVLGVAITTISIIGYTAMAGAVGGGGLGAVAIQYGYNRFRTDIMLMTVVILVLIVQVIQSLGTMLARRMTHH; from the coding sequence ATGTTTGATTTCTCCAATCCGCAGTATTGGGATACCATGTTCCAGCTTTTGACCCCGGCTACAGGGGAAACCTTCTATATGATTATTGTTTCTACCCTGCTCGCCTATGTGCTGGGAGTCCCCTTAGGGGTGATTTTGGTCATCTCTTCACCTAACCACATTTCGCCAAACCCTTGGATTGAGCGTATCCTAGGTACAATTATCAATGTTTTTCGTTCCATACCCTTTATCATCTTATTAGTTCTAATTATTCCCTTCACTCGTGCAATTGTTGGTACCTATATCGGTACAACAGCAGCCATCGTTCCTCTTGTCATTTCCTCGGCACCTTTCGTGGCCAGGATGGTCGAGAGTTCTCTCAAGGAAGTCCCCTACGGGGTGATCGAAGCGGCCTTATCCATGGGCTCTTCTCCCTGGCAAATTATCAAAAAAGTGCTTCTGCCCGAGGCCAAGGGGTCTCTCGTCCTGGGTGTTGCTATCACCACCATTAGCATTATTGGCTACACGGCCATGGCCGGTGCTGTGGGTGGAGGTGGTTTGGGAGCCGTGGCTATTCAATATGGCTATAACCGCTTCCGGACTGATATCATGCTTATGACCGTCGTGATTCTTGTGCTTATCGTCCAAGTCATCCAGTCCCTTGGCACCATGCTTGCTCGCCGAATGACTCATCATTAA
- the hisD gene encoding histidinol dehydrogenase: MDIKTLEELDLSTLTRKSYGDDQLLEQNVAEIIARVRTEGDSALYDLTEKYDGVDLHSLGLRVREEEITQAYSLVDEKFIEAIRLAKENIAAFHEKQKRNSWLDPKEDGSILGQLLLPLKRVGVYVPGGTAAYPSSVLMNAVPAVVAGVEEIVMVTPPSKDGTLLPEVLVAAAEAGVTEIYKVGGAQAIAALAFGTGEIASVDKITGPGNIFVTLAKKQVFGTVDIDMLAGPSEILILADDSARAEELAADLLSQAEHDPLASAILVSPDRQLLEKTVAEVERQLQELPRQGIARASWENYGAAILVKDLVEGMDLANEVAPEHFELVVREPYNWLGRVKNAGAVFLGRFSPEPVGDYFAGPNHVLPTGGTARFYSPLNVDTFMKKVSVISYSEKALQRDGKHIAHLARKEGLEAHARAVEVRKLW, translated from the coding sequence ATGGATATTAAAACTCTCGAGGAGCTGGATTTATCTACCCTCACCCGTAAATCTTATGGTGATGATCAATTGCTGGAGCAAAATGTGGCTGAGATAATTGCAAGAGTGCGCACAGAGGGAGATTCAGCTCTTTATGACTTAACGGAAAAATATGATGGAGTGGATCTGCATTCTCTTGGCCTGCGAGTCCGCGAAGAAGAAATTACTCAAGCTTACTCTTTAGTTGATGAGAAATTTATCGAGGCTATTCGCCTCGCCAAGGAAAATATTGCAGCATTTCATGAAAAACAAAAACGTAATTCTTGGCTTGATCCCAAGGAAGACGGAAGTATCTTAGGGCAACTTTTGCTTCCCCTTAAACGAGTGGGCGTCTATGTTCCAGGTGGAACGGCAGCTTATCCTTCCTCAGTATTGATGAATGCGGTGCCAGCCGTGGTCGCCGGGGTGGAGGAGATCGTTATGGTGACTCCACCTAGCAAGGATGGCACCCTCTTACCGGAGGTTTTGGTGGCCGCAGCCGAGGCCGGAGTCACCGAAATCTACAAAGTCGGCGGAGCTCAAGCCATAGCGGCTTTGGCCTTTGGTACCGGAGAAATTGCCTCAGTGGATAAAATCACCGGGCCCGGAAATATCTTTGTCACCTTGGCCAAGAAACAAGTCTTTGGAACGGTGGATATTGATATGTTGGCCGGACCCAGTGAGATTTTGATTTTGGCTGACGATTCCGCCAGGGCGGAGGAGCTTGCCGCAGATTTGCTCTCTCAGGCTGAACATGACCCCTTAGCTTCCGCCATTTTGGTTTCCCCTGATCGACAATTACTAGAGAAGACTGTGGCGGAGGTGGAGCGACAGCTTCAGGAGCTACCCAGGCAAGGGATTGCTAGAGCTTCCTGGGAGAACTATGGGGCAGCCATTCTTGTCAAGGACTTAGTGGAGGGAATGGACTTAGCGAACGAAGTTGCTCCGGAACACTTCGAGCTAGTAGTGCGAGAGCCGTATAACTGGCTGGGCAGAGTAAAGAATGCCGGGGCAGTATTTCTGGGACGATTCTCACCGGAACCGGTCGGCGATTACTTTGCCGGGCCAAACCATGTCTTGCCAACGGGAGGAACAGCCCGTTTTTATTCCCCCTTAAACGTGGATACCTTTATGAAAAAAGTCAGTGTGATCAGTTATTCGGAAAAGGCTTTGCAGCGAGATGGTAAACACATCGCCCATCTGGCTCGTAAAGAAGGGCTTGAGGCACATGCCCGGGCTGTGGAGGTAAGAAAACTATGGTAG
- the hisB gene encoding imidazoleglycerol-phosphate dehydratase HisB, giving the protein MREALIERNTKETNIRIKLKLEGGGEARINTGIGFFDHMLEAMARFGYLDLEVEAQGDLLVDAHHTIEDCGIVLGQALREALGDRRGIERVADTLLPMDEALVQVALDLSNRPYLVWEADSSEGMVGGFPVEMAEEFFRAVAVQAGLTLHMRQISGKNRHHILEALFKGFGRALGLAVRENQRFQGVLSTKGVL; this is encoded by the coding sequence ATGCGTGAAGCATTAATCGAGCGGAACACCAAAGAAACGAACATAAGAATAAAACTCAAGCTGGAGGGTGGAGGAGAAGCTCGGATCAATACAGGAATCGGCTTCTTTGATCATATGCTGGAAGCCATGGCTAGGTTTGGATATCTGGATCTTGAAGTTGAGGCACAAGGGGATTTGCTGGTAGATGCTCATCATACCATTGAAGATTGCGGAATCGTGCTTGGGCAAGCGCTACGGGAAGCCTTGGGAGACCGCCGTGGAATTGAGCGGGTCGCTGATACCCTTCTACCGATGGATGAGGCTTTAGTTCAGGTAGCCCTGGATCTTTCTAATCGCCCCTACCTTGTCTGGGAAGCGGATAGCTCTGAGGGAATGGTCGGGGGATTTCCAGTGGAGATGGCCGAGGAATTCTTTAGGGCAGTAGCTGTTCAGGCCGGCCTAACCTTACATATGCGCCAGATTTCTGGTAAGAACCGTCACCATATCTTAGAGGCATTATTTAAGGGATTTGGACGAGCACTTGGTTTGGCTGTTCGGGAGAATCAGCGGTTCCAGGGAGTATTATCCACCAAGGGAGTTCTATAA
- a CDS encoding YerC/YecD family TrpR-related protein, giving the protein MKEHEDDVFQGIDQRLRDSLTDALFDAILLLKDREECYRFFQDIATVAEIKSLAQRLEVAKLLEKNVTYTTIAQATGASTATISRVKRCLFFGADGYQMVLKRLAEQEEGEK; this is encoded by the coding sequence ATGAAAGAACATGAAGATGATGTTTTTCAAGGAATTGATCAACGCTTGCGTGATTCATTAACTGATGCGCTTTTTGATGCGATTTTACTATTAAAGGATCGAGAAGAATGCTACCGATTTTTTCAAGATATCGCCACTGTTGCCGAGATTAAGTCTCTGGCGCAGCGTTTAGAAGTAGCCAAACTCCTCGAGAAGAATGTAACCTATACAACGATAGCCCAAGCGACAGGTGCCAGCACGGCCACTATCAGCAGGGTCAAGCGGTGCTTGTTTTTTGGTGCTGATGGTTACCAGATGGTATTGAAGCGATTGGCGGAACAAGAAGAGGGGGAGAAATAA
- the hisZ gene encoding ATP phosphoribosyltransferase regulatory subunit — protein sequence MPRSSLGLRIPEGMHDILPNELALQDQAEDSVLDLFKAWAYQKIVTPTLEYGACIEPVEEEGDAFFKLFDRQGHVLVLRPELTTPIARMVSTRMRGGNLPLRLCYSADVYRYSKSHKQEFRQVGVELVGSASPLADAEVIALACEALGRISVRGFQINLGHMGIFTGIMDELGVSETFRINYQEKLARKDFVGIERLVKECGLEGRVQEILLKLPHLHGTEEMLGQVLEWSQEPILIKAVEVLRQVYHYLRDFGVQDKVSLDLGILRGFSYYTGAVFEGYVPGVGFPIVEGGRYDSLYGEFGDDYPATGFAINLKAIIEQLPPSQADLAEIFIYGQDTSKVITETQRLRQEGKKVEMSLVPLNQGEAEELATRKGFKDVYCVK from the coding sequence ATGCCTCGTAGCTCTTTGGGTTTAAGAATTCCGGAAGGGATGCACGATATTCTGCCGAATGAGCTAGCCTTACAGGATCAAGCCGAAGATTCCGTTCTCGATTTGTTCAAAGCTTGGGCTTATCAGAAAATTGTCACTCCGACCTTAGAATATGGGGCGTGTATTGAACCGGTGGAGGAAGAAGGAGATGCCTTCTTTAAACTCTTTGATCGCCAAGGTCATGTCCTTGTCTTGCGTCCGGAGCTAACTACCCCCATTGCTAGGATGGTCAGCACACGGATGCGGGGTGGTAATTTGCCCTTAAGGTTATGTTACTCTGCCGATGTATACCGTTACTCAAAATCTCATAAGCAAGAATTCCGTCAAGTAGGGGTAGAACTTGTCGGCTCGGCTTCCCCGTTAGCCGATGCAGAGGTGATTGCGTTAGCCTGTGAAGCCCTCGGTCGTATCAGTGTTAGGGGTTTTCAGATTAATCTAGGGCATATGGGGATCTTTACCGGGATTATGGATGAACTAGGGGTATCTGAGACTTTTAGGATTAATTATCAAGAGAAGTTAGCGCGCAAGGATTTTGTCGGTATCGAACGCTTGGTCAAGGAGTGTGGCTTAGAAGGTAGAGTTCAGGAGATTCTTTTAAAGCTACCTCATCTTCACGGAACAGAAGAGATGTTAGGTCAAGTTCTCGAATGGAGTCAGGAGCCTATACTGATTAAAGCTGTAGAGGTACTGCGACAGGTTTATCACTACCTAAGAGATTTCGGTGTCCAAGACAAGGTGTCTCTGGATTTGGGGATACTGCGTGGGTTTAGCTATTATACAGGGGCTGTTTTCGAAGGCTATGTACCTGGAGTAGGTTTCCCGATTGTTGAAGGGGGTCGCTATGATTCCTTATATGGTGAATTTGGAGATGATTACCCAGCCACTGGTTTTGCGATCAATCTAAAAGCCATCATTGAACAATTGCCCCCTAGCCAAGCCGATCTAGCTGAGATTTTCATTTACGGACAGGACACTTCAAAAGTAATCACGGAAACCCAAAGACTGCGTCAAGAGGGTAAAAAAGTGGAAATGAGTTTAGTGCCCTTGAATCAGGGAGAGGCTGAGGAGTTGGCCACTCGCAAAGGATTTAAGGATGTGTATTGTGTAAAATAA
- a CDS encoding MetQ/NlpA family ABC transporter substrate-binding protein encodes MIRSHRKLATLLLSSVVALSLLVTGCGNTAQTTPPANTGNANEPVTIKVGATPVPHAEILEFIKPELAKQGVNLEITIFTEYPLPNPAVDSGDIDANYFQHTPYLETFTIDQGLKLAVIGTVHIEPMGLYSKKITKADELKDGDTIAIPNDPSNGGRALAVLESAGLLKLKEGVGVKATILDITENTKNLKFSEVDAAQLPRVLTDAKITAAVINTNFALEGDLNPTEDALYLEGKDSPYANIVVAKEDRKDDPNLQKLVKALNTPEVKKFIEDTYKGAVIPAF; translated from the coding sequence ATGATTCGTTCACATCGCAAACTAGCTACTTTACTGCTAAGCTCCGTAGTTGCTCTTTCCCTACTTGTAACCGGGTGCGGAAACACTGCTCAAACCACACCCCCGGCTAATACCGGTAATGCCAATGAGCCTGTCACAATCAAAGTAGGGGCTACCCCCGTACCCCATGCCGAAATCCTAGAATTCATTAAACCAGAATTAGCAAAACAAGGCGTCAATTTAGAAATCACTATTTTCACTGAATATCCTCTACCCAATCCAGCCGTAGATTCCGGTGATATTGATGCGAACTACTTCCAACACACCCCTTATTTAGAGACCTTCACCATTGATCAAGGACTGAAACTTGCGGTCATTGGTACAGTTCACATTGAACCCATGGGCCTCTATTCAAAAAAGATCACCAAGGCTGATGAACTCAAGGATGGTGACACCATTGCTATCCCCAACGACCCTTCCAATGGCGGACGCGCTTTGGCTGTCTTGGAATCTGCTGGTTTGCTTAAACTCAAAGAGGGTGTCGGTGTTAAGGCAACCATCTTAGATATTACCGAGAACACTAAAAATCTGAAGTTCTCCGAAGTAGATGCTGCTCAACTTCCCCGTGTTCTTACTGATGCAAAAATTACCGCAGCCGTCATCAACACCAACTTTGCTTTAGAGGGCGACTTAAATCCAACAGAAGATGCTCTTTACCTAGAAGGTAAGGATTCTCCTTATGCCAATATCGTAGTTGCTAAAGAGGATCGCAAAGATGATCCCAATCTGCAAAAATTAGTCAAAGCCCTCAACACCCCAGAAGTTAAGAAATTTATCGAAGATACCTACAAAGGTGCAGTTATTCCTGCATTCTAA
- the hisA gene encoding 1-(5-phosphoribosyl)-5-[(5-phosphoribosylamino)methylideneamino]imidazole-4-carboxamide isomerase, with protein sequence MRIFPAIDLKGGKAVRLLQGRMEDATVYSENPVEVARDFKAQGADSLHVVDLDGAFAGQPVNDLIIRQLIQSSGLKVQVGGGIRSLERIEELLNLGVERVILGTVAVRNPELVQQAVARFGEAIVVGIDAKDGQVAVQGWAEKTELEALELALKMKEVGVKHLVFTDISRDGMLQGPNIQSTVELARVSGLQVVASGGVSHLEDIILLQKEANQGVPIAGAIIGKALYTGAIALSAALAVTASSGNLFGVNLNLENDREGDGC encoded by the coding sequence ATGCGGATCTTTCCGGCGATTGATCTCAAGGGAGGAAAAGCCGTACGTCTTCTGCAGGGCCGTATGGAGGATGCGACGGTCTACTCTGAGAACCCAGTAGAAGTGGCTCGTGATTTTAAAGCTCAAGGGGCAGATTCTTTACACGTGGTGGATTTAGATGGGGCTTTTGCCGGGCAACCTGTCAATGATCTCATCATCCGACAACTTATTCAGTCCTCGGGGCTTAAGGTTCAAGTGGGGGGCGGGATTCGCTCCCTGGAGAGAATAGAGGAGCTTCTAAATTTGGGGGTCGAGCGGGTGATTCTTGGTACGGTAGCCGTGCGTAATCCGGAGTTGGTACAACAGGCTGTAGCTCGTTTTGGTGAGGCTATTGTGGTCGGTATTGATGCCAAGGATGGGCAAGTGGCTGTCCAAGGCTGGGCGGAAAAGACAGAGCTAGAAGCCTTAGAGTTGGCTTTGAAAATGAAAGAAGTTGGTGTTAAGCACCTAGTGTTTACGGATATTTCCCGGGATGGGATGCTTCAAGGTCCCAACATCCAAAGCACCGTGGAATTAGCCCGAGTAAGCGGTTTGCAGGTCGTTGCTTCGGGTGGAGTATCCCACCTCGAAGATATCATTCTTCTGCAAAAAGAGGCTAATCAGGGCGTGCCCATCGCAGGAGCTATTATCGGCAAGGCCCTCTATACCGGCGCAATTGCTTTGTCAGCTGCCTTGGCAGTTACAGCTTCCAGTGGTAACTTATTCGGCGTTAACTTAAATCTAGAAAATGATAGGGAGGGAGATGGATGCTAG
- a CDS encoding methionine ABC transporter ATP-binding protein, with amino-acid sequence MIRIENLTKVYTSLKDQITAIEDITLHIPQGAIYGIIGLSGAGKSTLVRCINRLEEPTSGKIFIDDQDLMKMSARELRQARQKIGMIFQHFHLLQSRTVFDNIAFPLEIAGYKKPDIEQRVKELLPLVGLEDKAQVYPSQLSGGQKQRVGIARALATNPKVLLCDEATSALDPQTTLSILELLRDINQRFGLTIIMITHEMKVVKEICTDVAVIHEAKIAEQGPVEAVFIQPQSSIAKEFISTVFPNELPMDLLQELSTHPNSQIVRIQFLGSKTSDPIITDLIKECDVQANILYGSIDHLRSTLFGTLTLELQGTPEKLALAHDYLAQRELKVEVIQHV; translated from the coding sequence TTGATACGCATAGAGAATTTAACCAAAGTTTATACCTCCCTCAAGGATCAAATAACAGCAATTGAAGATATAACTCTTCATATTCCTCAAGGCGCAATTTACGGCATTATCGGTTTAAGCGGTGCCGGCAAGAGTACCTTGGTCCGTTGCATTAATCGCTTAGAGGAGCCCACTAGCGGCAAAATTTTTATTGACGATCAGGATCTGATGAAGATGTCCGCCCGTGAGCTTAGACAAGCTCGCCAAAAGATTGGCATGATCTTTCAACACTTTCATCTGCTCCAATCACGCACAGTCTTCGATAACATTGCCTTTCCCTTAGAAATCGCCGGCTATAAAAAGCCTGACATCGAACAACGAGTTAAGGAGTTGCTACCCTTAGTGGGCTTAGAAGATAAAGCCCAGGTCTATCCTTCTCAACTCAGTGGCGGACAGAAGCAAAGAGTAGGCATCGCTCGCGCCTTAGCAACGAATCCAAAAGTACTTCTCTGTGATGAAGCTACTTCGGCCTTAGATCCTCAAACAACCCTATCCATCTTGGAGCTCTTGCGCGACATCAATCAACGCTTCGGGTTAACCATCATCATGATTACTCACGAAATGAAAGTGGTTAAAGAAATCTGCACAGATGTAGCGGTAATTCATGAGGCCAAGATTGCCGAACAAGGACCTGTGGAAGCGGTATTTATACAACCCCAATCCAGTATCGCTAAGGAGTTCATTTCCACGGTATTCCCCAACGAACTGCCCATGGATCTACTTCAGGAATTGTCCACTCATCCTAATTCTCAGATTGTCCGCATTCAGTTTTTAGGTTCCAAAACTTCGGACCCCATCATTACCGATCTGATCAAAGAATGTGATGTTCAAGCTAATATTCTCTATGGAAGCATTGATCATCTTCGCTCTACTCTCTTTGGCACATTAACCCTGGAGCTACAAGGAACTCCCGAAAAGCTAGCCCTAGCTCATGACTATCTTGCCCAGCGCGAACTCAAAGTGGAGGTGATACAGCATGTTTGA
- the hisC gene encoding histidinol-phosphate transaminase, whose translation MPAVNFLRPQIQTLKAYESKAIPGCVRLDANENPLTWPKGMREELFASSFALNRYPDGEAQGLRLALSQYTGVPVEGILAGNGSDELIQLVMTTFGGEKGAVIYHPPTFSMYGAAAQVTGTDTIEVPLLLAEDGRDFCLDVDGILEAAGQPRVHMIILCNPNNPTGTLFPREDILRIVKESQKIVIVDEAYGEFAGESVVDQIPNHPNLLVMKTYSKLFAMAALRLGYLLGQGSTIQLLNRARQPFNVNSFTQKAGVVALNYVEDYRAQGRLLIDELDKIVEALKLLPQVTVFATRANFVLFRPENPEQVYEQLIERGFLIRNMGNLPVVGKALRLSTGLPEENTRLISALEEILG comes from the coding sequence ATGCCGGCGGTGAATTTTCTTAGACCTCAGATTCAAACGCTAAAAGCCTATGAAAGCAAAGCTATTCCTGGCTGCGTTCGCTTGGATGCCAATGAAAATCCACTGACTTGGCCTAAGGGCATGAGAGAGGAATTGTTTGCTTCATCTTTTGCTCTCAACCGCTACCCTGATGGGGAAGCCCAAGGGCTCAGGCTGGCTCTTTCTCAGTATACTGGGGTTCCTGTCGAGGGGATTTTGGCGGGGAATGGTTCGGACGAGCTCATTCAATTAGTTATGACAACCTTCGGGGGGGAGAAGGGAGCTGTAATTTACCATCCTCCGACCTTTAGTATGTATGGAGCAGCTGCTCAAGTGACGGGGACGGATACCATCGAAGTTCCCCTTCTCCTTGCTGAGGACGGCAGGGATTTTTGCCTAGATGTGGATGGAATTCTTGAAGCAGCAGGCCAGCCTAGGGTTCATATGATTATTCTCTGTAATCCCAATAACCCAACGGGGACCCTTTTTCCCCGAGAAGATATTTTAAGGATTGTCAAGGAATCACAGAAGATTGTCATTGTGGATGAAGCTTATGGAGAGTTCGCCGGGGAAAGCGTTGTGGATCAGATTCCTAACCACCCCAATCTTTTGGTAATGAAAACCTATTCTAAGCTATTTGCTATGGCGGCCCTCCGCTTGGGTTATCTTCTCGGGCAAGGGTCAACGATTCAGCTGCTCAATCGAGCCCGTCAGCCCTTTAATGTGAACAGCTTTACCCAAAAAGCAGGGGTTGTCGCTTTAAACTATGTGGAGGATTATCGGGCACAAGGACGTTTATTGATCGATGAGCTGGACAAGATTGTCGAGGCACTAAAATTGCTACCCCAAGTCACAGTCTTTGCAACTCGCGCCAACTTTGTCCTTTTCCGACCGGAGAATCCGGAACAAGTCTATGAACAGTTGATTGAGCGAGGATTCCTCATCCGTAATATGGGAAATCTCCCGGTAGTTGGTAAGGCGCTGCGCTTGAGCACGGGACTACCCGAGGAAAACACGAGATTAATCAGTGCGCTAGAGGAGATTCTTGGATAA
- the hisG gene encoding ATP phosphoribosyltransferase, which translates to MARNFLTIALPKGKLLIDSLEALTKIGIDCEDVSEASRKLVFPLEKSQAQIIICRPTDIPTFVEYGAADVGFVGKDTLLEENKDVVELLDLGFGYCRFVVAMPEEKVPPLLPEGTYDLSALNHQRVATKFPRVAEEFFRQQGMQVLPIKLHGNIELAPRVGLSEMIVDIVSTGTTLKQNKLVEVAPILEATTRLIANRVAYRMKYERINELTEKLRQIV; encoded by the coding sequence TTGGCTCGTAATTTCTTAACCATCGCTCTGCCAAAGGGTAAATTATTAATTGACTCCTTAGAGGCTCTGACTAAGATTGGCATTGATTGCGAGGATGTCAGTGAAGCCTCGCGAAAATTAGTATTTCCTTTGGAGAAGTCCCAAGCCCAGATTATTATTTGCCGTCCCACAGATATTCCGACCTTTGTGGAATATGGCGCAGCAGATGTTGGTTTTGTCGGGAAGGATACCCTTTTAGAGGAAAACAAAGATGTTGTGGAGCTGTTAGATCTTGGTTTTGGCTATTGCCGCTTTGTGGTAGCTATGCCGGAAGAAAAGGTACCCCCTCTCCTTCCCGAGGGGACGTATGATTTAAGTGCCTTAAACCATCAGCGAGTGGCCACGAAGTTTCCCCGGGTAGCCGAAGAATTTTTCCGGCAGCAGGGGATGCAGGTGCTACCCATTAAATTACATGGTAATATTGAATTAGCGCCGCGGGTAGGACTCTCGGAGATGATTGTGGATATTGTTTCTACAGGGACCACCTTAAAGCAAAACAAGTTGGTGGAAGTGGCACCTATCCTTGAAGCGACCACAAGACTTATCGCCAACCGAGTTGCTTACCGGATGAAATATGAGCGAATTAATGAACTGACGGAGAAGCTTCGTCAGATAGTATAA